Proteins found in one Lachancea thermotolerans CBS 6340 chromosome C complete sequence genomic segment:
- the CBF1 gene encoding Cbf1p (some similarities with uniprot|P17106 Saccharomyces cerevisiae YJR060W CBF1 Helix-loop-helix protein that binds the motif CACRTG (R) produces MAKRLLPNDVEVGNDELKRQRAEAAEQSNIDAELLKEKQDPASGDEDVHRDEDEDDQDHDGTAAAAAVAAAAYGGFMGGQDDPNHELHHAHHAHHHHDVHDAKVEDDEDDDDASLKDEDGKRSGRRGRKPAPVTGSAEWRQQRKDSHKEVERRRRENINTAINKLSELLPVKESSKASILLRAAEYILKLKDTENANIEKWTLQKLLGEQQVSTLTKANESLQLELGNAFKQVDILKRQLRNAGIAVDPEIAKLEAEATRNE; encoded by the coding sequence ATGGCCAAAAGACTACTCCCCAACGACGTTGAAGTCGGTAACGACGAGCTAAAGAGGCAACGCGCAGAGGCCGCAGAGCAAAGCAATATCGATGCGGAACTGCTGAAGGAGAAGCAAGACCCGGCGTCCGGGGACGAGGACGTGCACCgggacgaggacgaggacgacCAAGACCACGATGGCACGGCAGCAGCTGCGGCCGTGGCGGCGGCCGCATACGGTGGGTTCATGGGGGGCCAGGACGACCCCAACCACGAGCTGCACCACGCACACCACGCGCACCACCACCACGACGTGCACGATGCCAAAgtcgaggacgacgaggatgacgacgacgcGTCGCTCAAGGACGAGGACGGCAAGCGCAgcggccgccgcggccgcaAGCCCGCGCCCGTCACGGGGTCCGCCGAATGGCGCCAGCAGCGCAAGGACTCGCACAAGGAGGTCGAGAGGCGCCGCCGCGAGAACATCAACACAGCCATTAACAAGCTCAGCGAGCTGCTGCCCGTCAAAGAGTCCAGCAAGGCCTCCATCCTGCTGCGGGCCGCAGAGTACAttctgaagctcaaggacACAGAGAACGCCAACATCGAAAAGTGGACGCTGCAGAAACTGCTGGGCGAGCAGCAAGTCAGCACGCTGACCAAGGCCAACGAGAGTCTGCAGCTCGAGCTCGGCAACGCCTTCAAGCAGGTCGACATACTGAAGCGTCAGCTGAGGAATGCGGGCATTGCCGTGGACCCGGAGATCGCCAAGCTGGAAGCAGAGGCCACCAGAAACGAGTAA